Proteins encoded by one window of Aspergillus puulaauensis MK2 DNA, chromosome 4, nearly complete sequence:
- the FRS1 gene encoding phenylalanine--tRNA ligase subunit beta (BUSCO:EOG09260VTA;~COG:J;~EggNog:ENOG410PGUM;~InterPro:IPR009061,IPR020825,IPR005146,IPR005147, IPR041616,IPR004531,IPR040659;~PFAM:PF03483,PF18262,PF03484,PF17759;~go_component: GO:0005737 - cytoplasm [Evidence IEA];~go_function: GO:0000166 - nucleotide binding [Evidence IEA];~go_function: GO:0000287 - magnesium ion binding [Evidence IEA];~go_function: GO:0003723 - RNA binding [Evidence IEA];~go_function: GO:0004826 - phenylalanine-tRNA ligase activity [Evidence IEA];~go_function: GO:0005524 - ATP binding [Evidence IEA];~go_process: GO:0006432 - phenylalanyl-tRNA aminoacylation [Evidence IEA]) produces the protein MPTISVDKAALFKELGKEYTTEEFDELCFEFGIELDEDTTNEDRPIVNGVQEPPQLKIEIPANRYDLLCFEGIALMLNIFLERKPLPKYKLVKPPSGELEKIIVKEDTMKIRPLVSGAILRNVTFDPARYESFIALQDKLHQNLARQRTLVSIGTHDLDTIQGPFTYEALPPKDIRFVPLNQTKELDGEELMDFYDKDKHLGKYLHIIRDSPVYPAIYDANKTVCSLPPIINGDHSKISLNTKNIFIEITALDKTKVEIVNKIMVSMFSQYTSEPFTIEPIQIVSEHNGETRITPDIAPRTTQAEVSYINQCCGLQLSAEEICRLLTKMAYEATPSTTSPDLIDVHIPPTRADILHQADIMEDVAIAYGFNNLPRSFPSKSGTVAQPLPINKLTDIIRTEAAMAGWSEVLPLILCSHDENFAWLNRKDDGNTAVKLANPKTHEFQVVRTSLLPGLLKTIRENKHHTVPMKIFEVSDVAFKDMSMERKSRNERHFAAAWYGKTSGFEVVHGLLDRVMAMMKSAFITGEEGLENPEVNDSHYWIEELEDPTFFPGHAASIHVRIGGKDYNIGTFGILHPTVLENYEMKYPVSTLEINIEAFL, from the exons ATGCCCACCATTTCGGTCGATAAGGCCGCGCTTTTCAAGGAGCTCGGTAAAGA GTATACCACCGAGGAATTCGACGAACTATGCTTCGAATTTG GCATTGAACTTGACGAAGAT ACAACAAACGAGGACCGCCCGATCGTGAATGGCGTGCAGGAACCACCTCAACTCAAGATTGAAATCCCCGCGAACCG ATATGACTTGCTTTGCTTTGAAGGGATTGCTCTCATGCTCAACATCTTCCTGGAGAGGAAGCCTCTTCCCAAGTATAAACTAGTCAAACCTCCGAGCGGGGAACTTGAGAAGATCATTGTCAAGGAGGAT ACAATGAAAATTCGACCTCTTGTCTCTGGCGCAATCCTTCGCAATGTCACTTTCGACCCGGCTCGTTACGAATCTTTCATCGCCCTGCAAGATAAACTTCACCAAAACCTGGCAAGGCAAAGAACGCTCGTCTCCATCGGTACCCATGACCTGGATACTATCCAAGGACCGTTCACCTACGAAGCTCTACCACCTAAAGACATCCGCTTCGTGCCTCTCAACCAGAcaaaggagctggatggcgaGGAGCTCATGGATTTCTACGAT AAAGACAAACACCTGGGCAAGTACCTCCATATCATTCGCGACTCTCCCGTCTACCCGGCCATCTACGATGCCAACAAAACCGTCTGTTCCCTTCCGCCCATTATCAATGGTGACCATTCGAAAATTAGCCTGAACACCAAGAATATCTTTATCGAAATTACCGCACTTGATAAGACGAAGGTGGAAATCGTGAATAAGATCATGGTGTCCATGTTCTCTCAATACACATCCGAACCCTTCAC CATTGAGCCCATTCAGATCGTCTCTGAGCACAACGGCGAGACGAGGATAACTCCTGACATCGCACCTCGGACTACACAGGCCGAGGTGTCCTACATCAACCAATGCTGCGGCTTGCAGCTTTCGGCTGAAGAGATCTGCAGACTCCTCACAAAGATGGCATATGAAGCAACACCGTCCACTACCTCTCCTGATCTAATTGATGTCCACATTCCCCCGACACGTGCAGACATTCTCCATCAAGCGGACATTATGGAGGACGTTGCAATTGCCTACGGCTTCAATAACCTTCCCCGTTCCTTCCCCAGCAAGTCAGGCACCGTTGCCCAACCTCTGCCAATTAACAAGCTTACCGACATTATCCGCACAGAGGCCGCAATGGCCGGCTGGTCTGAGGTTCTACCTCTGATCCTGTGCTCCCATGACGAGAACTTTGCTTGGCTTAACCGCAAAGACGACGGCAACACTGCTGTCAAGTTGGCTAACCCCAAGACTCACGAGTTTCAAGTCGTGCGTACAAGCCTTCTGCCCGGTCTTTTGAAAACTATTCGCGAGAACAAGCACCACACCGTCCCGATGAAGATCTTCGAAGTTAGTGATGTGGCCTTCAAGGACATGTCGATGGAGCGTAAAAGCCGGAACGAGAGAcactttgctgctgcttggtaTGGCAAGACCAGCGGTTTCGAAGTTGTGCACGGTCTTCTAGACCGCgtcatggcgatgatgaagagtgCCTTCATCACTGGTGAAGAGGGTCTCGAGAACCCCGAGGTGAACGACTCCCACTACTGGATCGAAGAGTTGGAAG ACccaaccttcttccccggccACGCTGCCTCGATCCACGTTCGCATCGGCGGCAAGGACTACAACATCGGTACCTTTGGTATCCTTCACCCGACCGTGCTGGAGAACTACGAAATGAAATATCCCGTCAGCACGCTGGAGATCAACATCGAGGCCTTCCTATGA
- the PAA1 gene encoding protein phosphatase 2A structural subunit TPD3 (BUSCO:EOG09261AH9;~COG:T;~EggNog:ENOG410PFRF;~InterPro:IPR016024,IPR011989,IPR021133;~PFAM:PF13646), giving the protein MEGQGENDELYPIAVLIDELKHDDVLLRLNAIHRLSTIALALGPERTRDELIPFLDDSVEDEDEVLTALSEELGSFLEHVGGPEYGHVLLSPLENLAAIEEPLVREKAVESLNKIGEQLSEKQIEEYYVPMVQRLSKADWFTSKVSATGLYCIPYKKSSSSLQQTLRQFFAGLVRDETPMVRRQAANNFAKFVKEMNTPIVIDEMIPLFQYLAGDDQDSVRLLTVDILIAIAEEIPKEQQPSHGVLLTSLRSLFEDKSWRVRYMVADRYEKIAKAVHEEVITRDMVPSFVKLLKDTEAEVRTAIAGQIPGFCSLIDRETLLNEIMTSVEDLVSDPSQHVRAALGTQISGLAPILGKEETISHLLPMFLQMLKDEFPDVRLHIISKLELVNQVIGIELLSQSLLPAIVQLAEDKQWRVRLAIIEYIPLLASQLGVTFFDEQLSDLCMGWLGDTVFSIREAATQNLRKLTEVFGVEWAKGSIIPKVMAMGQHPNYLYRMTTCFAISTLAPVVTLEIIESSVLPILDRLTSDEIPNIRFNVAKSYAVLIDVLRRLPAQGTLGDLEKEGKAESPSPKGQELIQQSVLPSLEKLQADEDVDVRYFATTAAGGNEEVMQTSP; this is encoded by the exons ATGGAGGGTCAGGGTGAAAATGACGAGCTCTACCCTATCGCTGTTCTCATTGATGAGCTAAAG CACGATGatgtcctcctccgcctcaatGCAATTCACCGTCTTTCAACGATTGCCTTAGCTCTAGGCCCCGAAAGGACTCGTGATGAGCTCATCCCATTCCTTGACG ATTccgtcgaggatgaagacgaagttTTGACCGCATTAAGTGAGGAGCTTGGGTCGTTCTTAGAGCATGTTGGTGGCCCGGAATATGGCCACGTACTGCTCTCTCCTTTGGAGAATCTCGCGGCCATTGAGGAGCCTTTGGTGAGAGAAAAG GCTGTTGAGTCACTTAACAAGATCGGCGAACAGCTGTCCGAAAAACAAATCGAAGAATACTATGTTCCAATGGTCCAGCGTTTATCGAAGGCCGATTGGTTCACCTCAAAAGTATCCGCTACCGGTCTCTACTGTATCCCATACAAGaaatcctcctcttccttgcaACAGACTTTGCGCCAATTTTTCGCTGGCCTCGTACGCGATGAAACCCCCATGGTCAGACGTCAAGCAGCCAACAATTTCGCGAAGTTCGTGAAGGAAATGAATACTCCGATTGTCATTGACGAAATGATACCCCTCTTCCAATACCTAGCTGGCGATGATCAGGACAGTGTGCGTCTACTCACCGTGGatatcctcatcgccattgcAGAAGAGATTCCTAAGGAGCAACAACCTAGCCACGGCGTGTTGCTGACGTCTCTGCGGAGCTTGTTTGAAGATAAAAGCTGGCGCGTCAGATATATGGTTGCGGACAGATATGAAAAA ATCGCGAAAGCCGTGCATGAAGAAGTTATCACTCGCGACATGGTGCCATCGTTTGTTAAACTTCTAAAGGATACTGAGGCTGAAGTTCGCACTGCCATTGCGGGACAGATACCAG GGTTCTGTTCTCTGATTGATCGGGAAACTTTGCTCAACGAAATCATGACCAGCGTGGAAGACCTTGTATCAGATCCATCTCAACATGTGCGCGCGGCCTTGGGAACTCAAATTAGCGGACTTGCACCTATTcttggaaaggaaga GACAATTTCCCACCTTCTACCAATGTTCCTTCAGATGCTTAAGGACGAGTTTCCCGACGTGCGACTGCATATTATTTCCAAATTGGAGTTGGTTAACCAGG TTATTGGCATCGAACTCCTATCCCAATCACTTCTTCCTGCTATTGTCCAGCTCGCCGAAGATAAACAGTGGCGAGTTCGTCTTGCCATCATTGAATACATCCCTCTTCTGGCAAGTCAGCTAGGAGTGACCTTCTTTGACGAGCAACTCAGCGACCTCTGTATGGGCTGGCTTGGCGACACCGTCTTCTCTATTCGGGAGGCCGCCACGCAAAATCTGAGGAAGTTGACGGAGGTATTCGGCGTCGAGTGGGCCAAGGGCTCCATCATTCCAAAAGTCATGGCAATGGGCCAACACCCTAATTACCTCTACAGAATGACGACATGTTTCGCTATATCA ACACTAGCACCCGTTGTCACTCTGGAAATCATCGAGAGCTCAGTACTACCCATCCTTGACAGGCTCACCTCAGACGAAATCCCGAACATTCGGTTTAATGTTGCCAAGTCTTATGCCGTCCTGATCGACGTATTGCGACGACTTCCCGCACAAGGCACTCTAGGTGATCTAGAAAAGGAAGGCAAAGCCGAGTCTCCTTCGCCCAAGGGTCAAGAGCTTATCCAGCAGAGCGTCCTCCCAAGTCTGGAGAAACTCCAGGCTGacgaagatgttgatgttcgGTACTTTGCAACAACTGCTGCCGGCGGCAACGAGGAGGTCATGCAGACCTCGCCGTAA
- a CDS encoding putative metalloreductase Fre8 (COG:S;~EggNog:ENOG410PXJ6;~InterPro:IPR013130;~PFAM:PF01794;~TransMembrane:5 (o29-46i159-181o201-218i238-258o264-283i)), protein MSSSWPWHFVAVSDAEKQQRRELLTLRGYYAQLSIVIAIGLFRLVVASSSSYHRREKPTGRSRYKSWLDEPLFNGWFETRRQYLICSIWLVWLLSLSAWNTGNDYLHVTKALGHVGLSQLPLQVAMSPSFYATSTPRASSLLSTLTSIPQSTLTAYHRLFARVVIGPLLLGHAVLYCVFFLQSGHPNFSSLFAKRILDLDVQLGITAVVTASVIMITARPKGTSGGLWKGSVQERRSAFYAAHIFLVSVMCLAAYFHVAQAQAFVLESLVAFVANLGCCYMTAK, encoded by the exons atgtcttcttcttggccGTGGCATTTTGTTGCAGTCTCGGATGCCGAGAAGCAACAACGCCGCGAGCTTCTTACGCTTCGCGGATATTACGCCCAGCTGTCAattgtcattgccattggCCTCTTTCGATTAGTTGTtgcatcgtcttcttcttatcACCGACGTGAGAAGCCTACGGGACGCTCTCGATACAAATCATGGCTAGACGAACCACTATTTAACGGATGGTTTGAGACGCGAAGACAATATCTCATCTGTTCGATATGGCTCGTTTGGCTGCTCAGTCTTTCCGCTTGGAATACAGGTAATG ACTACTTACATGTCACGAAAGCGCTGGGTCATGTCGGTCTATCGCAATTGCCATTACAGGTAGCCATGTCACCATCTTTTTACGCgacatcaacaccacgaGCATCATCGCTCCTCTCAACTCTAACCTCTATCCCGCAATCAACGTTGACAGCGTATCATCGTCTCTTCGCGCGCGTAGTCATCGGCCCATTACTCCTCGGACATGCAGTTCTGTACTGCGTATTCTTCCTGCAGTCGGGTCATCCCAATTTCAGTTCTCTGTTCGCCAAGCGCATTCTTGATTTGGACGTCCAACTTGGAATTACCGCAGTGGTGACAGCCAGTGTCATCATGATCACTGCGCGGCCGAAGGGGACGAGTGGTGGATTATGGAAGGGCTCCGTTCAAGAGAGACGGAGTGCTTTCTATGCTGCCCATATTTTCCTCGTGAGTGTGATGTGTCTTGCGGCGTATTTCCATGTTGCCCAGGCTCAAGCGTTTGTGCTCGAATCGTTGGTGGCTTTTGTTGCGAATTTAGGATGCTGTTATATGACCGCGAAATAA